Proteins found in one Pontibacter sp. SGAir0037 genomic segment:
- a CDS encoding DNA topoisomerase IB — MATKQKENLHELYADPSRSAAWAGLRYTADSRPGITRKKTGKGFYYLNPKGERVEDEKTLERIRKMVIPPAWTDVWISTQPKGHLQATGRDEKGRKQYIYHPDWAKVRSLTKFGRMIAFGKVLPELRERMAKDISSSKLNKQKVTALVLTIMDNAMIRIGNRTYAKENKSYGLTTLRDRHVKIEGSKLRFMFKGKKGVEHEIDLKDRRLARLVKQCRDIPGYDLFQYYDEEGNRQTLDSGDVNDYLREVTKEDFSAKDFRTWGGTVRMVECLEHVVDETPDLDKEKSIKEAVKQVAKGLGNTPTVCSKYYIHPEVVNLFREDKLLQYLKQHDATKPANPHLSGTEELVIKMLERVAKEKKAA; from the coding sequence ATGGCAACGAAGCAGAAGGAAAACTTACATGAACTATACGCCGACCCAAGCCGCTCTGCTGCCTGGGCAGGGCTACGATATACAGCAGACTCCAGACCAGGTATTACCAGGAAAAAAACCGGCAAAGGTTTTTATTACCTGAATCCGAAAGGAGAAAGGGTGGAAGATGAGAAAACACTGGAACGAATCAGGAAGATGGTTATTCCTCCTGCCTGGACAGATGTTTGGATCTCAACTCAACCCAAGGGGCACCTGCAGGCAACCGGGCGAGATGAAAAAGGCCGGAAACAATATATATACCATCCGGACTGGGCGAAGGTAAGAAGCCTGACAAAATTCGGTCGGATGATCGCCTTTGGGAAAGTGCTGCCGGAGCTTCGTGAACGTATGGCGAAAGATATCAGCTCCTCCAAATTAAACAAGCAGAAAGTAACAGCTCTTGTACTCACCATCATGGATAATGCCATGATCAGAATCGGAAATCGTACTTATGCCAAAGAAAATAAATCCTATGGCCTTACAACCTTACGCGACCGGCATGTAAAGATTGAAGGAAGTAAGCTGAGGTTTATGTTTAAAGGCAAAAAAGGGGTTGAGCACGAAATAGACCTCAAAGACCGAAGGCTGGCCCGGCTGGTAAAGCAGTGCCGTGATATTCCGGGTTATGATCTGTTTCAGTACTACGACGAGGAAGGTAACAGGCAAACCCTGGACTCAGGCGATGTGAACGATTACCTGCGCGAAGTGACAAAGGAAGATTTTTCGGCTAAAGACTTTCGCACTTGGGGAGGCACTGTGCGCATGGTGGAATGCCTGGAACATGTGGTAGACGAAACTCCTGACCTTGACAAGGAAAAATCTATAAAAGAGGCCGTAAAGCAGGTGGCTAAAGGTTTGGGAAATACACCAACGGTGTGCAGTAAATATTATATTCACCCGGAGGTGGTAAACCTGTTTCGGGAAGACAAGCTGTTACAGTATCTGAAACAGCATGATGCCACCAAACCAGCCAATCCGCATCTTTCCGGCACAGAAGAACTGGTCATTAAAATGCTGGAACGTGTGGCAAAAGAGAAGAAAGCTGCCTAG